The uncultured Treponema sp. genome includes a region encoding these proteins:
- a CDS encoding NAD(P)H-hydrate epimerase has translation MQNIFFDTRILDKKSREKFSLTEELMMENAVQGLEACVMPHVFHESERYINRPCVLILAGRGNNGADGYALARRLSCHDFCVAVCCIGEPSSEIAKVQKKRAELLGVSFISPYDLDSFVEEKSFDISVVVDCIYGSGFHLPLDAESEAVIQSANKIEAFKISCDVPSGLDSAGNGKTVFRADETATMGALKLSLFSDKAKDFCGKIKVCNLGISRNNFEFLEVPDAFLLEKEEMKLPFRKIQNVHKGTFGHVAVAAGEKTGAAKIAANAAFAFGAGLATIVGIEDSSFMNIMASLELPENTTALALGCGFGRKNPGFQKYFDFLKENKNIPCVLDADIFYYKEILSLLTERGNFVLTPHPKEFSVLLENCGFGKFSVQEVVEKRIELVKLFCGKFKDSVLVLKGAVVLIGMWSKNEGRVKIYFNPYGRNSLAKGGSGDVLAGLVASLLAQGYDCANAAVTASLAHSFASKKIKNNFALTPQILIEKISEL, from the coding sequence ATGCAGAATATTTTTTTTGACACTAGAATTCTTGATAAAAAATCACGCGAAAAATTTTCTTTGACTGAAGAGCTTATGATGGAAAATGCGGTGCAGGGACTTGAAGCTTGCGTTATGCCCCATGTTTTCCATGAAAGTGAACGTTACATAAACCGGCCTTGTGTTTTGATTCTTGCAGGACGCGGAAACAACGGAGCCGACGGTTATGCTCTTGCACGCAGACTTTCTTGCCATGATTTTTGTGTGGCGGTTTGCTGCATTGGCGAGCCTTCTTCGGAAATTGCTAAAGTTCAAAAAAAACGCGCGGAGCTTCTTGGCGTTTCTTTTATTTCGCCTTATGATTTGGATTCTTTTGTGGAAGAAAAAAGCTTTGATATTAGCGTTGTTGTTGACTGCATTTATGGAAGCGGATTTCATTTGCCTTTGGACGCGGAATCAGAAGCAGTTATTCAGAGCGCGAATAAAATAGAAGCCTTTAAAATTTCGTGCGATGTTCCAAGTGGACTTGATTCAGCCGGAAATGGAAAAACTGTTTTTCGTGCTGACGAAACTGCCACAATGGGAGCTTTAAAACTTAGCCTGTTCAGCGACAAGGCAAAAGATTTCTGCGGAAAAATAAAAGTCTGCAATCTTGGAATAAGCAGAAACAATTTTGAATTTCTGGAAGTTCCTGATGCTTTTCTGCTTGAAAAAGAAGAAATGAAACTTCCGTTTAGAAAAATTCAAAATGTCCACAAAGGAACTTTCGGGCACGTTGCTGTTGCTGCTGGCGAAAAAACTGGTGCTGCAAAAATTGCTGCGAATGCCGCTTTTGCTTTTGGAGCTGGCTTGGCCACTATTGTGGGGATTGAAGATTCAAGCTTTATGAACATTATGGCTTCTTTGGAACTTCCTGAAAATACAACGGCTCTTGCGCTTGGCTGCGGATTCGGAAGAAAAAATCCTGGCTTCCAAAAATATTTTGACTTTTTAAAAGAAAACAAAAATATTCCGTGCGTTCTTGACGCTGATATTTTTTACTACAAGGAAATTTTAAGCCTTTTAACAGAGCGAGGAAATTTTGTTTTGACTCCGCATCCAAAAGAATTTTCTGTTCTGCTTGAAAACTGCGGTTTTGGAAAATTTTCAGTTCAGGAAGTTGTTGAAAAAAGAATTGAGCTTGTAAAACTTTTCTGCGGAAAATTCAAAGATTCAGTTCTTGTTTTAAAAGGCGCGGTTGTTTTAATTGGAATGTGGTCAAAAAATGAAGGGAGAGTAAAAATTTATTTTAATCCTTATGGAAGAAATTCACTTGCAAAAGGCGGAAGTGGAGATGTTCTTGCAGGTCTTGTTGCTTCTCTTCTTGCGCAGGGATATGATTGTGCGAATGCGGCGGTAACAGCTTCTTTGGCGCACAGTTTTGCTTCAAAAAAAATAAAGAACAACTTTGCTCTTACTCCGCAGATTTTAATTGAAAAAATTTCAGAACTTTAA
- the proC gene encoding pyrroline-5-carboxylate reductase, whose translation MKIGFIGMGNMAKAIASGFIASKKIQKENIFAFAPNQEKLKKNASELGFVPCESILSLADLCDVFIMACKPYQIEGVLDGIKERLFGKVLVSVAAGWSYEKFHEILGNDVRIQCIMPNTPAMVGEGVMLFEKENSLNAGELEKIKDLFSSLGIIEELPSNLMGIGGAISGCGPAFMDLIIEAYADAAVKYGISRQTAYKIVSQTMLGSAKLQLETGTHPGALKDAVCSPGGTTIRGVDSLEKNGLRGICISSIDAIMKK comes from the coding sequence ATGAAAATCGGATTCATTGGAATGGGAAACATGGCGAAGGCGATTGCGTCCGGCTTTATAGCTTCAAAAAAAATCCAGAAAGAAAATATTTTTGCCTTTGCTCCGAATCAGGAAAAACTTAAAAAAAATGCCAGTGAGCTTGGCTTTGTTCCGTGCGAAAGCATTTTGTCTTTGGCGGATTTATGCGATGTTTTTATAATGGCGTGCAAGCCTTACCAGATAGAAGGTGTTCTTGATGGAATAAAGGAAAGGCTTTTTGGAAAAGTTTTGGTTTCTGTTGCGGCGGGCTGGAGCTACGAAAAGTTCCATGAGATTCTTGGAAATGATGTGCGCATTCAGTGCATAATGCCGAATACTCCTGCGATGGTTGGAGAAGGCGTGATGCTTTTTGAAAAGGAAAATTCTTTAAATGCAGGCGAGCTTGAAAAAATAAAAGATTTGTTTTCTTCGCTTGGAATTATAGAAGAACTCCCTTCAAATCTTATGGGAATTGGCGGCGCAATAAGCGGCTGCGGTCCTGCATTTATGGATTTGATAATTGAGGCCTATGCGGATGCCGCTGTTAAATATGGAATTTCAAGGCAGACGGCTTATAAAATTGTTTCACAGACAATGCTTGGCAGCGCAAAGCTTCAGCTTGAAACAGGAACTCATCCGGGAGCTTTAAAAGATGCGGTTTGTTCTCCGGGCGGAACTACAATCCGCGGCGTTGATTCCCTTGAAAAAAATGGTCTGCGCGGAATTTGCATTTCGAGCATTGACGCTATAATGAAAAAATAA
- the proB gene encoding glutamate 5-kinase produces the protein MTPQEVIDKARKIVIKIGSNTLAKNDGTINVDFMETFASECAALISKGKQIIVVSSGAQVAGLSTISGWAHKGDIHYRQALCAIGQVELMDKWRESFGKQNLHAAQLLLTKEDFMDSHRTLNIRNTLFTLVDEGVVPVINENDSVATDEFCIGDNDNLSALTAVLWSADLLILFSDIDGIYTDNPKTNENAVLVETVENINELKNQITINGKSSFGTGGISTKIEAAKKTTASGIPLILANGKKEKALEKLCSGELKATVFTADENALFNAIMGGSK, from the coding sequence ATGACACCGCAGGAAGTTATTGACAAAGCTAGAAAAATCGTAATAAAAATCGGAAGCAACACGCTTGCAAAGAACGACGGAACAATCAACGTGGACTTTATGGAAACTTTCGCGTCGGAATGCGCTGCTTTGATTTCAAAGGGCAAGCAGATTATTGTTGTTTCTTCAGGAGCGCAGGTTGCAGGACTTTCCACGATAAGCGGCTGGGCGCATAAGGGAGATATTCACTACAGGCAGGCTTTGTGCGCAATCGGTCAGGTTGAGCTTATGGATAAGTGGCGCGAATCGTTCGGCAAGCAGAATCTTCATGCGGCTCAGCTTCTTCTTACAAAAGAGGACTTCATGGATTCCCACCGCACTTTGAATATAAGGAACACTTTGTTCACGCTTGTTGACGAGGGCGTTGTTCCTGTTATAAATGAAAATGACTCTGTTGCGACCGACGAGTTTTGCATTGGAGACAACGACAATCTTAGCGCGCTTACTGCTGTTCTTTGGAGCGCGGACTTGCTAATTCTTTTTAGCGACATCGACGGAATCTACACGGACAATCCTAAGACAAATGAAAACGCCGTTCTTGTTGAAACTGTTGAAAATATCAATGAGCTAAAAAATCAGATTACAATCAACGGAAAAAGCTCTTTTGGAACTGGCGGCATTTCTACAAAGATTGAGGCGGCAAAAAAGACAACGGCTTCTGGAATTCCGCTCATACTTGCGAACGGAAAAAAAGAAAAGGCTTTGGAAAAACTTTGCAGCGGAGAATTGAAGGCAACTGTTTTTACAGCTGACGAAAATGCTTTGTTCAATGCGATAATGGGAGGAAGCAAATGA
- a CDS encoding LrgB family protein has translation MKDFFINSVYFGMFLTLISYALGIVISRKTKFFLFSPLIVSIVLCIAFLIIAKIPYESYACGADFIACLLTPATVCLAVPLYEQIEKLKENWLAVLCGIFCGVVVNLVLIFLFCLLFKMEHTEYVSLLGKSITTAIALGITEELNGTIPVIVVMVVLTGNLGNLFAVQVCKIFKITEPVAKGVAIGTASHALGTSKAIEIGEIEGAMSGLSIGIAGILTVILAPVFAGLIP, from the coding sequence ATGAAAGATTTTTTTATAAACTCAGTGTATTTCGGAATGTTTTTAACTTTGATTTCCTACGCGCTTGGAATTGTAATCAGCAGGAAAACAAAATTCTTTTTGTTCAGTCCTTTGATTGTTTCGATTGTTTTGTGCATTGCCTTTCTTATAATTGCAAAAATTCCTTATGAATCTTATGCTTGTGGCGCGGATTTTATTGCCTGCCTTCTTACTCCTGCGACAGTCTGCCTTGCGGTTCCTTTGTACGAGCAGATTGAAAAGCTCAAGGAAAACTGGCTTGCTGTTTTGTGCGGAATTTTCTGCGGCGTTGTGGTCAATCTGGTTCTGATTTTTCTTTTCTGCCTTTTGTTTAAAATGGAGCACACGGAATATGTTTCGCTTCTGGGCAAGTCGATTACAACTGCGATTGCGCTTGGAATAACAGAAGAGCTGAACGGAACAATTCCTGTAATTGTCGTGATGGTTGTTCTTACCGGAAACCTCGGAAACCTTTTTGCTGTTCAAGTCTGCAAGATTTTTAAGATAACGGAGCCTGTAGCCAAAGGAGTTGCAATAGGAACTGCTTCCCATGCGCTTGGAACTTCCAAGGCGATTGAAATTGGCGAAATTGAAGGAGCCATGAGCGGCCTTTCGATTGGAATCGCGGGAATCCTCACGGTAATTCTTGCCCCGGTCTTTGCCGGACTTATTCCCTGA
- a CDS encoding CidA/LrgA family protein, with translation MKYALQFALIISISFIGEILNALIPLPVPASIYGLVILFLCLELKIIKIHQVKDAANFLLVMMPVMFVPSSVGFMTAFPIMKKYGVCFVVIAVVTTFCVMVITGHVVQLIIRAKNKKASKEN, from the coding sequence ATGAAATACGCGCTTCAGTTTGCACTTATAATTTCAATTTCTTTTATCGGAGAAATTCTTAACGCTCTCATTCCCCTTCCCGTTCCTGCCAGCATTTACGGACTTGTTATTTTGTTCTTGTGCCTGGAGCTAAAAATCATAAAGATTCATCAGGTAAAGGATGCCGCAAATTTTCTTCTTGTGATGATGCCCGTGATGTTCGTTCCGTCCAGCGTTGGATTTATGACGGCGTTTCCGATTATGAAAAAATACGGAGTGTGCTTTGTGGTGATTGCCGTTGTTACAACTTTTTGCGTCATGGTTATCACAGGGCATGTTGTTCAGCTTATAATCCGCGCAAAAAATAAAAAGGCTTCCAAGGAAAACTAG
- a CDS encoding GNAT family N-acetyltransferase produces MPKIIQAAENEEFFLKAENFLLPHEKICSQLMQMAMQKSKELYIIFETEILGVFYFSEGGILTSFIPRLTKETEKELCNFFCEKEISCIMGEKKEAEKIRKLIFKLKKIQPDDIREMLFMEYTQSKNISAQNLEIAECSLQDADKLFPLHISYTQEEVLPEWKKINLALERLKLEKILRTQKVLAVKKENSFCAKAQTNAISKNFIQIGGVFTQKEFRSKGFASTLVKKLAEEFQKENKKSVLFVNKKNKSAICAYKKAGFSAFAKYEMLYYK; encoded by the coding sequence ATGCCAAAAATTATCCAAGCCGCAGAAAACGAAGAATTTTTTCTCAAAGCAGAAAACTTTCTTTTGCCGCATGAAAAGATTTGCAGCCAGCTTATGCAAATGGCAATGCAAAAAAGCAAAGAGCTTTATATAATTTTTGAAACTGAAATCTTAGGCGTTTTTTATTTTTCAGAAGGCGGAATTCTTACAAGCTTTATTCCAAGGCTCACAAAAGAAACCGAAAAAGAACTTTGCAATTTTTTTTGTGAAAAGGAAATTTCCTGCATAATGGGAGAAAAAAAAGAAGCGGAAAAAATCAGAAAGCTAATTTTCAAACTGAAAAAAATTCAACCGGACGACATAAGAGAAATGCTTTTTATGGAATACACGCAAAGCAAAAATATTTCTGCGCAAAATTTGGAAATTGCAGAATGTTCCTTGCAAGACGCTGACAAACTTTTTCCGCTGCACATTTCATATACTCAAGAAGAAGTTCTGCCTGAATGGAAAAAAATAAATCTTGCGCTTGAAAGACTTAAACTTGAAAAAATTCTTCGCACACAAAAAGTTCTTGCAGTCAAAAAAGAAAATTCATTTTGCGCAAAAGCCCAGACAAACGCAATTTCAAAAAATTTTATTCAGATTGGCGGAGTTTTCACACAAAAAGAATTCCGCTCAAAGGGCTTTGCTTCAACTCTTGTAAAAAAACTTGCTGAAGAATTTCAAAAGGAAAATAAAAAATCAGTCTTGTTTGTAAACAAAAAAAATAAATCGGCAATCTGCGCATACAAGAAAGCCGGCTTTTCAGCATTCGCAAAATACGAAATGCTTTACTACAAATAA